In Vanrija pseudolonga chromosome 4, complete sequence, a single window of DNA contains:
- the FEN2_4 gene encoding Pantothenate transporter FEN2 yields MSKSDIAESMAKRIKGWVLLNNPSWTDNELHEKRLVRKLDIFFASYLAVSSVVKYLDQTNIGNAYAVSGMQGDLELFGNQYNFFTTYFNIGYIIMIPISNFVINSVVRPSIWLPTLEIVWGILTGCLAAVHHYKAVCRYPVPFVAESLPDGLRFLIGFFEGCASSTNAVAMVLLLSWYLPTEVGKRIAVYNCAASIGGIFSGALQSALYRNLNGVGGLEGWRWLFVMNAIITVTVGLWGFLAIPDYPDRISPLVRRLWLNEQDEATALRRVGREGPRTPVGWKWNTLTSLVKRKELWAIYLAYTVLGQGQSGYVYFNLWLKSLLNPDGTKRYSVYQLNYIPMAGNGTMVVSLAISMILSDHFGTQWPISK; encoded by the exons ATGTCCAAGTCTGATATAGCAGAGAGCATGGCAAAGCGCATTAAGGGCTGGGTACTCCTCAACAACCCCTCGTGGACCGACAATGAGCTTCATGAGAAGCGCCTGGTGCGAAAGCTCGACATCTTCTTCGCTTCAT ACCTCGCCGTGTCATCCGTAGTCAAGTACCTTGACCAAACCAACATTGGTAACGCTTACG CAGTGTCTGGCATGCAAGGGGAC CTTGAACTATTCGGCAACCAGTACAACTTTTTCACGACATACTTTAACATTGGGTACATTATCATGATCCCCATCTCGAACTTTGTTATAAACAGCGTTGTGCGGCCGAGTATCTGGCTTCCGACCCTCGAAA TTGTCTGGGGAATTCTCACGGGTTGCCTTGCTGCTGTGCATCACTACAAGGCTGTGTGTAGGTATCCGGTGCCATTCGTCGCTGAATCACTTCCAGATGGGCTAAGATTTCTCATCGGGTTCTTCGAAGGATGTGCA TCCTCCACTAACGCAGTAGCGATggtgctcctcctcagctGGTATCTTCCTACCGAAGTAGGCAAGCGAATCGCAGTATACAACTGCGCCGCCTCCATCGGAGGCATCTTCTCTGGCGCGCTCCAGTCCGCGCTCTATCGCAATTT GAATGGTGTGGGCGGCCTGGaaggctggcgctggctcttCGTCATGAATGCCATCATCACTGTCACCGTCGGTCTGTGGGGGTTCCTCGCGATCCCGGATTACCCGGACCGCATCTCGCCCCTTGTCCGCCGGCTGTGGCTCAACGAACAGGACGAGGCTACTGCGCTGCGTCGTGTGGGTCGAGAGGGTCCCAGGACGCCGGTTGGTTGGAAGTGGAACACGCTCACTAGCCTCgtcaagcgcaaggagctATGGGCTATCTATCTGGCATACACTGTTCTCGGGCAGGGGCAGAGCGGGTATGTCTACTTCAACTTATGGCTCAAGAGCCTCCTGAATCCCGACGGCACAAAGCGGTACTCTGTTTACCAGCTCAACTACATCCCTATGGCGGGCAACGGAACCATGGTTGTGTCTTTGGCTATCAGTATGATCTTATCAGACCACTTTGGAACTCAGTGGCCAATCAGTAAGTGA
- the lamA gene encoding Putative urea carboxylase: MASPKPNTMTTAPKVLIANRGEIALRILRTARKLGIPTVAIYTLVDADTPVVHQADEAHIIGDGSNPRGYLDIDEIVAIAKKSGATMVAPGYGFLSENASFAKAIEAAGITFLGPTPFQMTSMGLKHEARAVAIKAGVPVVPGSEGTIETLELALEWAAKIGYPVMLKASAGGGGMGMTVCKNEQELKDNFEATRQKGETLFKDSTVFLEKYIARARHVEVQIFGNGEGHVIHFGERECSVQRRHQKVIEETPCPLFLSDLGKKTRERMCAAAVALGQTINYRSAGTVEFVLDDESPNYDFYFLELNARIQVEHPITEVVRPGLDLVELLIRQGLVPNHSLPAAELDQARWAPFDGHSIEARIYCENPLAGFRPSPGRLQLVEWADIGERGRIDTWVKTGTMVSPNYDPMIAKVIVWGKDRDAAIKQLVKVLSESKIAGPTTNLHYCRAILESDAFQKGAVTTVYLDSMPYEPPVMEFIQPGLSTTVQDLPGRFVGLGIPRGGAADMLALQAANVLVGNDPNAEGLEMTMMGSKIKFHCAATIAITGAEMKVTIDKQEVPMWETLKIAKGSVLFVGSANGHGLRSYLAIRGGLPTIAPYMGSKSTFAGASLGGSQGRALFAGDMLDIDLDSANFDRKLSIPPASRPQLGSVWELEVTPSAQWDEEFITLQGMKNMLDAEWTVTPASNRSGLRLEGPLLDWARSSGGEGGSHPSNLIDQGYAFGALNFNGDTPVLFGVDGPDMGGFSCVLTVARPSMWKLGQMRPADKVRFVLVTRQDSEELETSHNTWLNALIEESDASAYAPSAKAKPVDDSAFVSTSVLYTRGDVTVREAGDEFILFEVGEMTFDMRDRVKVELWERGLRAKKVPGIVYFNTCVRSSLIHFDPKIISMEQLVKVVVDAAKGLDDVTNVEIPMTVWKMPVVPNDRWTRADIEYYMKSARKEAVYLPDNCKYLARNNGLPDTAVTDALLGTPWFIIALGFFVMLPFHIPLDPRFRLLAQKYNPSRVKTTEGAIGLAGVIASIYPIESPGGYQLLGRTLTTWRPWNEKPCLVNSFDQMEFFEVTEDEFVQIEASYKAGIYQPESRQSVFNMKQYLQWIDGMQDEIDAFKAKQKAASEEVAKEEAVLFAKWTKEKEEEAKAIAAQQAAGGGKASASEGTPIQAPLSANVWKFYVKPGDIIEDDDQRIVELEAMKTSVWVTPGEETKGKKVVSFAVKEGDAVAPGQVLLYLE; the protein is encoded by the exons ATGGCCTCCCCCAAGCCCAACACAATGACCACCGCCCCCAAGGTCCTGATCGCGAACCGCGGCGAGATCGCGCTGCGTATCctgcgcacggcgcgcaagctcggcaTTCCGACCGTGGCCATCTacacgctcgtcgacgccgacacgcccgtcGTGcaccaggccgacgaggcgcacaTCATCGGCGACGGCTCCAACCCCCGCGGATATCTTGACATCGACGAGATTGTGGCTATCGCCAAGAAGAGCGGGGCGACCATGGTCGCGCCGGGGTACGGGTTCCTGTCTGAGAATGCT AGCTTCGCCAAGGCCATCGAGGCCGCAGGCATCACGTTCCTCGGCCCCACGCCCTTCCAAATGACGTCGATGGGACTGAAgcacgaggcgcgcgccgtcgccatcaagGCTGGCGTGCCCGTCGTCCCCGGAAGCGAGGGCACGATCGAGACGCTGGAGCTTGCGCTCGAGTGGGCGGCGAAGATCGGATACCCCGTCATGCTCAAggcgagcgccggcggcggtggcatgGGAATGACTGTGTGCAAGA ACGAACAAGAGCTCAAGGACAACTTTGAGGCGACGCGGCAGAAGGGCGAGACCCTCTTCAAAGACTCAACCGTCTTTCTCGAGAAGTACATTGCGCGGGCACGACACGTCGAGGTCCAGATCTTCGGAAACGGCGAGGGCCATGTCATTCACtttggcgagcgcgagtgctCCGTTCAGCGGCGACACCAGAAGGTTATCGAGGAGACGCCGTGCCCATTGTTCCTCTCCGACCTCGGCAAGA AGACCCGCGAGCGCATgtgcgctgccgccgtggccCTCGGCCAGACGATCAACTACCGCTCGGCCGGCACGGTCGAGTttgtgctcgacgacgagtcgccAAACTACGATTTCTACTTCCTCGAGCTGAACGCGCGTATTCAGGTCGAGCACCCCATTACCGAGGTTGTCCGCCCGGGGCTGGACCTGGTCGAGCTGCTCATCCGCCAGGGCCTGGTGCCGAACCACTCGCTGCcggctgccgagctcgaccaaGCGCGCTGGGCGCCGTTCGACGGGCACTCGATCGAGGCGCGTATCTACTGCGAGAACCCGCTCGCCGGCTTCCGCCCCTCCCCCGGCCGactgcagctcgtcgagtgGGCGGATatcggcgagcgcggccgcaTCGATACCTGGGTCAAGACGGGCACTATGGTGTCGCCAAACTACGACCCCATGATCGCCAAGGTCATCGTGTGGGGCAAGgaccgcgacgcggcgatcAAGCAGCTCGTCAAGGTGCTCTCCGAGTCCAAGATCGCGGGGCCGACAACCAACCTCCACTACTGCCGCGCGATCCTCGAGTCGGACGCGTTCCAGAAGGGCGCAGTCACGACCGTGTACCTCGACAGCATGCCCTACGAGCCGCCTGTGATGGAGTTCATTCAGCCCGGTctctcgacgacggtgcAGGACCTGCCTGGCCGCTTCGTCGGCCTCGGTATCccccgtggcggcgcggccgacatgctcgcgctccaggcTGCCAACGTGCTGGTCGGGAACGACCCCAACGCCGAAGGGCTGGAGATGACGATGATGGGCTCCAAGATCAAGTTCCACTGTGCCGCGACGATCGCCATCACTGGCGCCGAGATGAAGGTCACGATCGACAAGCAGGAGGTGCCCATGTGGGAGACGCTCAAGATCGCCAAGGGCAGTGTGCTCTTCGTCGGCTCGGCGAACGGTCACGGCCTAAGGAGCTACCTCGCGATCCGGGGCGGCCTGCCCACCATCGCGCCGTACATGGGCTCCAAGTCGACCTTtgccggcgcgtcgctcggcGGATCGCAGGGCCGCGCGCTGTTCGCCGGCGACATGCTGGACATTgacctcgactcggccaACTTTGACCGCAAGCTGTCGATCCCGCCCGCTAGCCGTCCCCAGCTCGGCTCGGTGTGGGAGCTCGAAGTCACCCCCAGCGCCCAGTGGGACGAGGAGTTCATCACGCTGCAGGGCATGAAGAAcatgctcgacgccgagtggaCCGTCACCCCCGCCTCTAACCGCAGTGGCCTGCGTCTCGAGGGCCCCCTGCTCGACTGGGCACGCTCGTCGGGTGGCGAGGGAGGCAGCCACCCCAGCAACCTCATCGACCAGGGCTACGCCTTTGGTGCGCTCAACTTCAACGGCGACACGCCGGTGCTcttcggcgtcgacggccccGACATGGGCGGCTTCTCGTGCGTCCTCACCGTTGCGCGTCCCAGCATGTGGAAGCTCGGCCAGATGCGCCCCGCCGACAAGGTTCGCTTTGTGCTTGTCACGCGCCAGGACtcggaggagctcgagacgaGCCACAACACGTGGCTCAACGCGCTCATCGAGGAGAGCGATGCCTCGGCGTACGCCCCgtcggccaaggccaagccggTCGACGACTCTGCGTTCGTCTCCACGTCCGTCCTCTACACCCGTGGCGATGTCACGGTCCGCGAGGCAGGCGACGAGTTCATCCTCTTTGAGGTTGGCGAGATGACCTTTGACATGCGGGACCgcgtcaaggtcgagctgTGGGAGCGCGGCCTCCGCGCCAAGAAGGTCCCCGGCATCGTCTACTTCAACACGTGTGTCCGCTCGTCGCTCATCCACTTTGACCCCAAGATCATCTCGATGgagcagctcgtcaaggttgtggtcgacgccgccaagggcctcgacgacgtgacCAACGTCGAGATCCCCATGACGGTCTGGAAGATGCCCGTCGTCCCGAACGACAGGTGGACTCGCGCCGACATTGAGTACTACATGAAGTCTGCGCGCAAGGAGGCCGTCTACCTCCCCGACAACTGCAAGTACCTTGCGCGTAACAACGGCCTGCCCGACACGGCGGTTaccgacgcgctgctcggcacgCCGTGGTTCATTATCGCGCTCGGCTTCTTCGTCATGCTGCCCTTCCACATCCCGCTCGACCCGCGCTTCCGCCTCCTGGCGCAAAAGTACAACCCGTCGCGCGTCAAGACGACCGAGGGCGCCATCGGTCTCGCGGGCGTCATTGCGTCAATCTACCCGATCGAGTCGCCCGGCGGATaccagctcctcgggcgCACGCTCACCACCTGGCGGCCCTGGAACGAGAAGCCCTGCCTCGTCAACAGCTTTGACCAGATGGAGTTCTTCGaggtcaccgaggacgagtttgtCCAGATCGAGGCGAGCTACAAGGCCGGCATCTACCAGCCCGAGTCGCGCCAGTCCGTGTTCAACATGAAACAGTACCTCCAGTGGATCGACGGCATGCAGGACGAGATTGACGCGTTCAAGGCCAAGCAGAaggccgcgagcgaggaggtcgccaagGA GGAAGCAGTCCTCTTCGCCAAGTGGaccaaggagaaggaggaggaggccaaggccatcGCGGCACAGCAGGCCGCAGGGGGCGGCAAGGCCTCCGCGTCAGAGGGCACGCCTATCCAAGCACCCCTCTCGGCGAACGTGTGGAAGTTCTACGTCAAGCCAGGCGACAtcatcgaggacgacgaccagcgcatcgtcgagctcgaggccatgaaGACTTCCGTGTGGGTCACGCCGGGCGAGGagaccaagggcaagaaggtgGTGTCGTTCGCagtcaaggagggcgacgcggTTGCGCCGGGCCAGGTTCTCTTGTATCTCGAGTAG
- the JLP1_2 gene encoding Alpha-ketoglutarate-dependent sulfonate dioxygenase, producing the protein MTNTSESNDPLYPDYLPVWEYNTLPDWEEVAFTDAGTRATDDYNYLFPADHTAHRRPVSPYIGEEIRGIQLSQLDKPALDDLALLVARRGVVIFRDQDWKARAVVDTVRHFGRLRIHPTMGYPEGFPEIHVLYQDPKDAATSKNTVVSLDYSDKISSINWHIDHSSEVQPAGLTFFWNLEHPDVGGDTQFVSLTEAYNRLSPELQRGLDGLQVLHDNSSMLHYSRENGGPARFNSVRRHHPLIRTHPATGDRALFVHGFVQAIHGLKAEESTWILSFLQDIVAKGSEYQIRARWEPGSVVVWDNRVVAHTATPDLAGVEGRRHMVRIAAMAEVPV; encoded by the exons ATGACGAACACAAGCGAGAGCAACGAT CCCCTCTACCCCGACTACCTCCCCGTCTGGGAATACAACACCCTCCCAGACTGGGAAGAGGTGGCCTTCACCGACGCCGGGACGCGCGCAACGGATGATTACAACTACCTCTTCCCGGCGGACCACACCGCCCACCGGCGACCCGTGTCGCCTTACATTGGGGAGGAGATACGA GGCATTCAGCTCTCGCAGCTCGACAAGCCGGCGCTCGATgatctcgccctcctcgttgCCCGGCGTGGGGTCGTCATCTTCCGCGACCAGGACTGGAAGGCGCGTGCCGTT GTTGACACAGTCCGCCACTTTGGCCGGCTGCGCATCCACCCT ACTATGGGGTACCCCGAAGGCTTTCCGGAG ATTCACGTGCTGTATCAAGATCCCAAGGACGCAGCGACTTC CAAAAACACCGTCGTCAGCCTCGACTACTCGGACAAGATCTCCAGTATCAACTGGCACATCGACCACAGCTCCGAGGTGCAGCCTGCCGGGCTCACGTTCTTCTGGAACCTCGAGCACCCTGACGTGGGGGGCGACACGCAGTTTGTGTCCCTGACGGAGGCGTACAACCGC CTGTCGCCCGAGCTTCAGCGCGGTCTCGATGGGCTGCAGGTACTGCACGACAACTCTAGCATGCTGCACTACTCGCGTGAAAATGGAGGTCCTGCGCGCTTCAACTCCGTGaggcgccaccacccactca TCCGCACGCACCCCGCCACAGGCGACCGCGCGCTCTTCGTCCACGGCTTTGTGCAGGCCATACACGGACTCAAGGCCGAAGAGTCGACATGGATCCTTTCCTTCCTCCAGGACATTGTCGCCAAGGGGTCCGAGTATCAGATACGGGCGCGTTGGGAGCCCGGGAGCGTCGTGGTCTGGGACAA CCGCGTGGTAGCGCACACTGCGACGCCCGACCTCGCGGGGGTCGAGGGCCGGCGCCACATGGTCCGTATTGCTGCCATGGCTGAGGTGCCGGTGTGA